A genomic window from Streptomyces sp. NBC_01429 includes:
- a CDS encoding ABC transporter permease, whose translation MTAPIETTGSAAPPEAVLEGAGVKQIEGRSLGRIAWTRFKRDKVALVGALIVILLVLVAVLSKPIQSVFGLDPNAFNQDLVDPTLLAPKGSFGGISWDHPLGVEPQTGRDILARIIEGSWVSLVVAAGSTMLSVVIGVVMGVVAGFYGGWVDSAISRMMDTFLAFPLLLFAISISASLQGSAFGLEGLSLRIAVLIFVIGFFSWPYIGRIVRAQTMSLREREFVEAARSLGARGPFILFRELLPNLIAPILVYATLLIPTNILFEASLSFLGVGIAPPQASWGGMLSTAVDLYQVDPMFMIIPGMAIFITVLAFNLLGDGLRDALDPRGK comes from the coding sequence ATGACGGCACCTATCGAGACCACCGGATCGGCGGCGCCGCCGGAAGCGGTGCTGGAAGGCGCCGGGGTCAAGCAGATCGAGGGCCGCTCGCTCGGCCGGATCGCGTGGACGCGTTTCAAACGGGACAAAGTCGCCCTGGTCGGCGCGCTGATCGTGATCCTCCTGGTCCTTGTCGCCGTACTTTCCAAGCCGATCCAGTCGGTCTTCGGGCTCGACCCCAACGCCTTCAACCAGGACCTGGTGGACCCCACCCTGCTGGCGCCCAAGGGCAGCTTCGGCGGGATCAGCTGGGACCACCCGCTGGGTGTCGAGCCGCAGACCGGCCGCGACATCCTGGCCCGCATCATCGAGGGCTCCTGGGTCTCCCTGGTCGTCGCGGCCGGTTCCACGATGCTCTCCGTCGTCATCGGCGTCGTGATGGGCGTGGTGGCCGGGTTCTACGGCGGCTGGGTCGACAGCGCGATCAGCCGCATGATGGACACCTTCCTCGCCTTCCCGCTCCTGCTGTTCGCGATCTCCATCTCGGCGTCGCTCCAGGGCAGCGCGTTCGGCCTCGAAGGGCTCTCCCTGCGCATCGCGGTGCTGATCTTCGTCATCGGCTTCTTCAGCTGGCCGTACATCGGACGCATCGTGCGCGCGCAGACCATGAGCCTGCGCGAGCGGGAGTTCGTGGAGGCCGCCAGGTCGCTGGGCGCCCGCGGGCCGTTCATCCTCTTCCGGGAGCTGCTGCCGAACCTGATCGCGCCGATCCTGGTCTACGCGACGCTGCTGATCCCCACCAACATCCTCTTCGAGGCGTCCCTGAGCTTCCTCGGCGTCGGCATCGCCCCGCCGCAGGCCTCGTGGGGCGGCATGCTGTCCACCGCGGTCGACCTCTACCAGGTCGACCCGATGTTCATGATCATTCCTGGCATGGCGATCTTCATCACCGTGCTGGCCTTCAATCTGCTGGGGGACGGGCTGCGTGACGCACTCGACCCCCGTGGCAAGTAA
- a CDS encoding enhanced serine sensitivity protein SseB C-terminal domain-containing protein, with product MSASGTAAAGQVEHMLRQVTPGRYDAYEALLEALADDSVWMLLWHGGAGSPDAQYGNMEIDGLGYAPCVTSAQELAVSGWTRAHEVVTGRDIARALYPDRWGIWLNPHAPGGGVGIPWLDLRRIATGLDRMPAGPLRLSEPAVPLAQFYALLTQNAHRTPAVRSLRRTWVQPALGVPYLAIGLDLYDTSPASVDSVHAMMRQSVAAVPDGLPVSTVAMSDEYDPVTMWLRSNSRPFYDREAHAAPAGPDRAPGYGYPLPGPGGY from the coding sequence GTGAGCGCGTCAGGCACCGCGGCGGCCGGGCAGGTCGAGCACATGCTGCGTCAGGTGACGCCCGGACGGTACGACGCGTACGAGGCGCTCCTGGAGGCCCTCGCCGACGACAGCGTCTGGATGCTGCTCTGGCACGGCGGGGCCGGCTCGCCCGACGCCCAGTACGGAAACATGGAGATCGACGGACTGGGCTACGCCCCCTGCGTCACCTCCGCCCAGGAACTCGCCGTCAGCGGCTGGACCCGCGCCCACGAGGTGGTCACCGGCCGCGACATCGCCCGCGCCCTCTACCCCGACCGCTGGGGGATCTGGCTCAATCCGCACGCTCCCGGCGGCGGCGTCGGCATCCCCTGGCTCGACCTGCGCCGCATCGCCACCGGCCTGGACCGGATGCCCGCGGGACCGCTGCGCCTCTCCGAACCGGCCGTACCGCTCGCGCAGTTCTACGCCCTGCTCACGCAGAACGCGCACCGCACGCCCGCCGTCCGCTCGCTGCGCCGCACCTGGGTGCAGCCCGCGCTCGGCGTGCCGTACCTCGCGATCGGCCTCGATCTGTACGACACGAGTCCCGCCTCCGTCGACTCCGTGCACGCGATGATGCGGCAGTCGGTCGCCGCCGTACCGGACGGGCTGCCGGTCTCCACCGTCGCGATGTCCGACGAATACGACCCGGTAACAATGTGGCTGCGCTCCAACTCCCGTCCGTTTTACGACCGCGAGGCCCACGCGGCGCCCGCGGGACCGGACCGCGCACCCGGATACGGCTATCCGCTGCCCGGCCCCGGCGGCTACTGA
- a CDS encoding enhanced serine sensitivity protein SseB, protein MNTAWPGNELEEVLAASLGVEGAGARLIEVLGRSEVWVPLPNGGGPDSPSLDLPTVEIEGGAYVPVFSSAEQFRTCVGTHMAFTVAPARDFARGLPPQLGVVVNPGGLVGMPLPPLAVAELCRAGRTPLDGPASGGRARLFEPDWQEDPVEFLTAAAAEFEAVGVVLSARRALASVEGEPPVLFVGVQLSSWEAAERNAPMDALGRALGRVEVGWPVNLLLLDVAQDPVADWLLTKVRPFYQRG, encoded by the coding sequence GTGAACACAGCATGGCCGGGCAATGAGCTGGAAGAGGTGCTCGCCGCCTCGCTCGGTGTCGAGGGAGCGGGCGCGCGGCTGATCGAGGTGCTCGGGCGCAGCGAGGTCTGGGTGCCGCTGCCCAACGGCGGCGGACCGGACAGTCCCTCGCTCGATCTGCCCACGGTGGAGATCGAGGGTGGCGCCTACGTCCCGGTGTTCAGCTCGGCGGAACAGTTCCGCACCTGCGTCGGCACCCACATGGCCTTCACCGTCGCCCCCGCACGCGACTTCGCCCGGGGCCTGCCGCCGCAGCTCGGCGTCGTGGTCAACCCGGGAGGGCTGGTCGGCATGCCGCTGCCGCCGCTCGCCGTCGCCGAGTTGTGCCGGGCGGGCCGCACCCCGCTCGACGGCCCGGCCAGCGGGGGCCGGGCCAGGCTCTTCGAGCCGGACTGGCAGGAGGACCCGGTGGAGTTCCTCACCGCGGCGGCGGCCGAGTTCGAGGCCGTCGGCGTCGTCCTGTCCGCCCGCCGCGCGCTCGCCAGCGTCGAGGGCGAGCCGCCGGTGCTCTTCGTAGGCGTCCAGCTCTCGTCCTGGGAGGCCGCCGAACGCAACGCCCCGATGGACGCGCTGGGCCGGGCCCTGGGACGGGTGGAGGTCGGCTGGCCGGTGAACCTGCTGCTGCTGGACGTGGCCCAGGACCCCGTGGCTGACTGGCTGCTGACGAAGGTGCGGCCCTTCTACCAGCGCGGGTAG
- a CDS encoding AAA family ATPase: MMSQGSGTYPAAGATARVPVQPGAPAGDTIADTGPGARDVRDLRGRPGRVPRTLVFAAGDVVVVSGLPGSGKSTLIRRTAPGGGIDSQDARDRWARVLPPSLPYSLYRPLVRLAHYAGLWRALRSGAGIVVHDCGTQSWVRSWLARETGRRGRLLHLLLLDVEPEVARAGQRERGRGVSRYAFARHRRAVGRLLAGAECGLLPAGCASAVLLDREAAGALERVVFRGAAPGTPAAGTP; the protein is encoded by the coding sequence ATGATGTCGCAGGGGTCCGGAACGTATCCGGCGGCCGGCGCGACGGCGCGCGTGCCCGTCCAGCCGGGAGCACCCGCCGGGGACACGATCGCGGATACGGGACCGGGAGCACGGGACGTACGGGACTTACGCGGCCGGCCCGGCCGGGTGCCGCGCACCCTGGTCTTCGCCGCCGGGGACGTGGTGGTCGTCTCCGGGCTGCCCGGCAGCGGCAAGTCCACCCTCATCCGGCGCACCGCGCCGGGCGGCGGGATCGACTCCCAGGACGCCAGGGACCGCTGGGCGCGCGTGCTGCCGCCCTCGCTCCCGTACTCCCTCTACCGCCCGCTCGTACGGCTCGCCCACTACGCGGGCCTGTGGCGCGCGCTGCGCTCCGGCGCGGGCATCGTCGTCCACGACTGCGGTACGCAGAGCTGGGTACGGAGCTGGCTGGCCCGCGAGACCGGCAGGCGCGGCCGGCTGCTCCACCTCCTCCTGCTGGACGTGGAGCCCGAGGTGGCCCGCGCCGGACAGCGCGAACGGGGGCGCGGCGTCTCCCGGTACGCCTTCGCCCGGCACCGCCGCGCGGTGGGCCGGCTCCTCGCCGGCGCCGAGTGCGGACTGCTTCCGGCGGGGTGCGCCTCCGCGGTGCTCCTGGACCGGGAGGCGGCCGGGGCGCTGGAGCGCGTCGTGTTCCGGGGCGCAGCGCCCGGGACCCCGGCGGCCGGTACGCCGTAA
- the gcvT gene encoding glycine cleavage system aminomethyltransferase GcvT — protein sequence MSHVPPSSTPAAPVGPRTTALDATHRALGATMTDFAGWDMPLRYGSERDEHLAVRTRAGLFDLSHMGEITVSGPAAGALLDYALVGNIGALAVGRARYTMICREDGGILDDLIVYRLQDDEYMIVANASNARVVLDAMNARSEGFDADVRDDRDAYALLAVQGPEAAGILKSVTDADLDGLKYYAGLPGTVAGVPALIARTGYTGEDGFELFVEPRYAERLWRALTEAGEGVGLVPCGLSCRDTLRLEAGMPLYGNELSTGLTPFDAGLGRVVKFEKTSNDGDFVGRTALEAAAERAASAPPRKLVGLIAEGRRVPRAGYPVVAAGAKVGEVTSGAPSPTLGRPIAMAYVDAGHAEPGTEGVGVDIRGSHEPYEVVALPFYKRRK from the coding sequence ATGAGCCATGTCCCCCCGAGCAGCACCCCCGCCGCGCCCGTCGGCCCCCGTACGACCGCCCTCGACGCCACGCACCGCGCGCTGGGCGCGACCATGACCGACTTCGCGGGCTGGGACATGCCGCTGCGGTACGGCAGCGAGCGTGACGAGCACCTCGCCGTGCGGACCCGCGCGGGCCTCTTCGACCTCTCCCACATGGGCGAGATCACCGTGTCGGGTCCGGCGGCCGGAGCGCTCCTGGACTACGCGCTGGTCGGCAACATCGGCGCGCTCGCCGTGGGCCGGGCCCGCTACACCATGATCTGCCGCGAGGACGGCGGGATCCTGGACGACCTGATCGTCTACCGCCTCCAGGACGACGAGTACATGATCGTCGCCAACGCCTCCAACGCCCGCGTGGTGCTGGACGCCATGAACGCGCGCTCCGAGGGGTTCGACGCCGATGTGCGCGACGACCGGGACGCGTACGCGCTGCTGGCCGTCCAGGGCCCCGAGGCCGCCGGCATCCTGAAGTCCGTGACGGACGCCGATCTGGACGGGCTCAAGTACTACGCGGGTCTGCCCGGCACGGTCGCCGGGGTCCCCGCGCTGATCGCCCGTACCGGCTACACGGGCGAGGACGGCTTCGAGCTGTTCGTCGAGCCCCGGTACGCCGAGCGGCTGTGGCGGGCGCTGACCGAGGCGGGCGAGGGCGTCGGCCTGGTGCCGTGCGGGCTGTCCTGCCGCGACACCCTGCGTCTCGAGGCGGGCATGCCGCTGTACGGGAACGAGCTGTCCACCGGCCTCACCCCGTTCGACGCGGGCCTCGGCCGGGTCGTGAAGTTCGAGAAGACGTCGAACGACGGCGACTTCGTCGGGCGTACGGCCCTGGAGGCGGCGGCCGAGCGCGCCGCGAGCGCCCCGCCGCGCAAACTGGTCGGCCTGATCGCCGAGGGCCGCCGCGTGCCGCGCGCCGGTTACCCGGTGGTCGCCGCGGGGGCGAAGGTGGGAGAGGTCACCTCGGGCGCCCCCTCGCCGACCCTGGGCCGGCCGATCGCGATGGCCTACGTCGACGCCGGGCACGCCGAGCCCGGCACCGAGGGCGTCGGCGTGGACATCCGGGGCTCCCACGAGCCGTACGAGGTCGTGGCGCTGCCGTTCTACAAGCGCCGGAAGTGA
- the gcvH gene encoding glycine cleavage system protein GcvH, giving the protein MSNPQQLRYSKEHEWLTAADNGVSTVGITEYAANALGDVVFAQLPEVGDAVTAGETCGELESTKSVSDLYSPVTGEVTETNQDVVDDPSLVNSAPYEGGWLFKVRVAEEPGDLLSADEYKEFSGN; this is encoded by the coding sequence ATGAGCAACCCCCAGCAGCTGCGCTACAGCAAGGAGCACGAGTGGCTGACGGCCGCCGACAACGGTGTGTCGACGGTCGGCATCACGGAGTACGCGGCGAACGCCCTCGGCGACGTCGTGTTCGCCCAGCTCCCCGAGGTCGGTGACGCGGTGACCGCGGGCGAGACCTGTGGAGAGCTGGAGTCCACCAAGTCCGTCAGCGATCTCTACTCCCCTGTGACCGGCGAGGTCACCGAGACGAACCAGGACGTCGTGGACGACCCCTCGCTGGTGAATTCCGCTCCCTACGAGGGCGGCTGGCTGTTCAAGGTGCGCGTCGCGGAGGAGCCGGGCGACCTGCTCTCCGCCGACGAGTACAAAGAGTTCTCCGGCAACTGA
- the glyA gene encoding serine hydroxymethyltransferase, with translation MSSNSLLNASLHELDPDVAAAVDAELHRQQSTLEMIASENFAPVAVMEAQGSVLTNKYAEGYPGRRYYGGCEHVDVIEQIAIDRVKALFGAEHANVQPHSGAQANAAAMFALLSPGDTIMGLNLAHGGHLTHGMKINFSGKLYNVVAYHVDDTTGQVDMTEVERLAKESRPKLIVAGWSAYPRQLDFAAFRRIADEVGAYLMVDMAHFAGLVAAGLHPNPVPHAHVVTTTTHKTLGGPRGGVILSTKELAKKINSAVFPGQQGGPLEHVIAGKAVSFKVAATEEFKERQLRTLEGARILAERLGRPDVTEVGVSVLSGGTDVHLVLVDLRNSELDGQQAEDRLHEVGITVNRNAVPNDPRPPMVTSGLRIGTPALATRGFTTEDFTEVAEIIAAALKPAFDREALAGRVSELAAKHPLYPGL, from the coding sequence ATGTCTTCGAATTCCCTTCTGAACGCCTCGCTCCACGAACTGGACCCCGACGTCGCCGCCGCTGTCGACGCCGAACTCCACCGGCAGCAGTCCACCCTCGAAATGATCGCCTCGGAGAACTTCGCTCCGGTCGCGGTGATGGAGGCGCAGGGCTCCGTACTGACCAACAAGTACGCCGAGGGCTACCCGGGCCGCCGCTACTACGGCGGCTGTGAGCACGTCGACGTGATCGAGCAGATCGCCATCGACCGGGTGAAGGCCCTCTTCGGCGCCGAGCACGCGAACGTACAGCCGCACTCCGGTGCCCAGGCGAACGCCGCCGCGATGTTCGCGCTGCTCTCCCCCGGCGACACGATCATGGGTCTGAACCTCGCCCACGGCGGGCACCTGACCCACGGCATGAAGATCAACTTCTCCGGCAAGCTCTACAACGTCGTCGCCTACCACGTGGACGACACGACCGGTCAGGTCGACATGACCGAGGTCGAGCGGCTCGCCAAGGAGTCCCGTCCGAAGCTGATCGTGGCCGGCTGGTCCGCCTACCCCCGCCAGCTGGACTTCGCCGCGTTCCGCCGGATCGCGGACGAGGTCGGCGCGTACCTGATGGTCGACATGGCGCACTTCGCCGGTCTGGTCGCCGCGGGCCTGCACCCCAACCCGGTGCCGCACGCCCATGTCGTGACCACCACCACGCACAAGACCCTGGGCGGTCCGCGCGGTGGGGTGATCCTCTCCACCAAGGAACTGGCGAAGAAGATCAACTCCGCGGTCTTCCCCGGTCAGCAGGGCGGCCCGCTGGAGCATGTCATCGCGGGCAAGGCGGTCTCCTTCAAGGTGGCGGCCACCGAGGAGTTCAAGGAGCGCCAGCTGCGCACCCTGGAGGGCGCCCGGATCCTCGCCGAGCGGCTGGGCCGGCCGGATGTCACCGAGGTCGGTGTCTCCGTGCTCTCCGGCGGTACGGACGTCCACCTGGTCCTGGTCGACCTGCGGAACTCCGAGCTGGACGGCCAGCAGGCCGAGGACCGGCTCCACGAGGTCGGCATCACGGTCAACCGCAACGCCGTCCCGAACGACCCGCGCCCCCCGATGGTCACCTCGGGTCTGCGCATCGGCACCCCGGCGCTGGCCACCCGCGGTTTCACGACCGAGGACTTCACCGAGGTCGCCGAGATCATCGCGGCGGCGCTGAAGCCCGCGTTCGACCGCGAGGCGCTGGCGGGCCGGGTCTCCGAGCTGGCCGCGAAGCACCCGCTGTACCCCGGCCTGTAA
- a CDS encoding L-serine ammonia-lyase — protein MAISVFDLFSIGIGPSSSHTVGPMRAARMFARRLKNEGLIAHTVSIRAELYGSLGATGHGHGTPKAVLLGLEGNSPRTVDVENADAEAERIRTSGRLQVLGMHEIAFDADEDLVLHRRKALPYHANGMTLAAYGADGGALLEKTYYSVGGGFVVDETVLDTDGTAKDPIVPDDTVLKHPFRTGDELLRLSADTGLSISALMLENEKAWRTEDEIRAGLLEIWRVMQACVARGMSREGILPGGLKVRRRAAHSARQLRAEGDPQTHAMEWITLYAMAVNEENAAGGRVVTAPTNGAAGIIPAVLHYYMNFAAGGATETEKDDNVVRFLLAAGAIGMLFKENASISGAEVGCQGEVGSACSMAAGALAEVLGGSTEQVENAAEIGMEHNLGLTCDPVGGLVQIPCIERNGMAAVKAVTAAKMALRGDGSHKVSLDKVIKTMKETGADMSVKYKETARGGLAVNIIEC, from the coding sequence GTGGCCATCTCGGTCTTCGACCTGTTCTCGATCGGTATCGGCCCGTCCAGCTCGCACACGGTCGGCCCCATGCGCGCGGCCCGGATGTTCGCCCGCCGCCTGAAGAACGAGGGCCTGATCGCCCATACGGTCTCGATCCGGGCCGAGCTGTACGGCTCCCTCGGCGCGACCGGCCACGGCCACGGCACCCCCAAGGCCGTCCTGCTGGGCCTGGAGGGCAACTCCCCCCGTACGGTCGACGTGGAGAACGCCGACGCCGAGGCGGAACGTATCCGCACCAGCGGCCGGCTCCAGGTGCTCGGCATGCACGAGATCGCCTTCGACGCCGACGAGGACCTCGTCCTGCACCGCCGCAAGGCCCTGCCGTACCACGCCAACGGCATGACGCTCGCGGCGTACGGCGCCGACGGGGGCGCGCTGCTGGAGAAGACGTACTACTCGGTGGGCGGCGGCTTCGTCGTGGACGAGACCGTGCTCGACACGGACGGCACGGCCAAGGACCCCATCGTCCCCGACGACACCGTGCTGAAGCACCCCTTCCGGACCGGCGACGAGCTGCTGCGGCTCTCCGCCGACACCGGTCTGTCGATCTCCGCGCTGATGCTGGAGAACGAGAAGGCGTGGCGCACCGAGGACGAGATCCGCGCCGGTCTGCTGGAGATCTGGCGCGTCATGCAGGCGTGCGTCGCACGCGGCATGTCCCGCGAGGGCATCCTCCCCGGCGGCCTCAAGGTCCGCCGCCGCGCCGCCCACTCGGCCCGCCAGCTGCGCGCCGAGGGCGACCCGCAGACCCACGCCATGGAGTGGATCACGCTCTACGCCATGGCCGTCAACGAGGAGAACGCCGCGGGCGGCCGCGTCGTCACCGCCCCCACCAACGGCGCCGCCGGCATCATCCCGGCGGTCCTGCACTACTACATGAATTTCGCGGCGGGCGGCGCCACCGAGACGGAGAAGGACGACAACGTCGTCCGCTTCCTCCTCGCGGCCGGCGCCATCGGCATGCTCTTCAAGGAGAACGCCTCCATCTCCGGCGCCGAGGTCGGCTGCCAGGGCGAGGTCGGCTCCGCCTGCTCCATGGCCGCCGGCGCCCTCGCCGAGGTCCTCGGGGGCTCGACGGAACAGGTCGAGAACGCCGCCGAGATCGGCATGGAGCACAACCTCGGCCTCACCTGCGACCCGGTCGGCGGCCTCGTCCAGATCCCCTGCATCGAGCGCAACGGCATGGCGGCGGTCAAGGCCGTCACGGCGGCGAAGATGGCCCTGCGGGGCGACGGCAGTCACAAGGTCTCCCTCGACAAGGTCATCAAGACGATGAAGGAGACCGGCGCCGACATGTCCGTGAAGTACAAGGAGACCGCGCGCGGCGGGCTCGCGGTGAACATCATCGAGTGCTAG
- a CDS encoding type IV toxin-antitoxin system AbiEi family antitoxin domain-containing protein, giving the protein MSAAETSRLEQRLTGLAPTFTTAQARQALLSPRDLTSLVAAGEIDRLSRGVYRRADAPETAHADLLAVCARAPRAVVCGESALALHELIDDIPTAVHIAVPRGTRRPTISYPPTVVAQYAPTTFALGVERFEAAPEETIPVYSAARSVIDAMRHRSRIGETLALSALGRYLRQGGRHNVGELQHVARELSALPLIRPAVEAVLA; this is encoded by the coding sequence ATGAGTGCTGCGGAGACCTCACGCCTGGAGCAGCGACTGACCGGCCTCGCCCCCACGTTCACGACGGCACAGGCACGTCAGGCCCTGCTTTCCCCCCGTGATCTGACGTCCTTGGTCGCGGCGGGAGAGATCGACAGACTGTCCCGGGGGGTCTACCGACGGGCAGACGCACCAGAGACGGCGCACGCCGATCTGCTGGCCGTGTGCGCGCGGGCTCCGCGTGCCGTCGTGTGCGGTGAGTCCGCCCTGGCCCTGCACGAACTCATCGACGACATCCCTACAGCGGTACACATCGCCGTGCCGCGCGGTACACGCCGCCCCACGATCTCCTACCCGCCCACCGTAGTGGCGCAGTACGCCCCGACGACCTTCGCCCTCGGCGTCGAACGATTCGAAGCAGCCCCAGAAGAAACCATCCCCGTGTACAGCGCCGCCCGCAGCGTCATCGACGCAATGCGACACCGCAGCCGCATCGGCGAAACCCTCGCCCTGTCCGCGCTCGGCCGCTATCTGCGCCAGGGCGGACGCCATAACGTCGGCGAACTCCAGCACGTCGCGCGCGAGTTGAGTGCGCTCCCCCTCATCCGCCCTGCCGTTGAGGCAGTGCTCGCCTGA
- a CDS encoding CopD family protein translates to MIFPEPSAEDTTRSVPRRATLTAGLATGAALLALLVALLGAGIAARGTGELRIPAAGATTVLRVAVFAALALHLGELAGIRLARTGPLPRSWALAAALTGAGAAAGQILLLAAVSGLGLTEVYGTVEGRLLLVMANGFLLAAGCVALNRPPLAVVPLAVVVGAEALRAHPEPYTPLLGAALTVVHLGAAALWTGGLLHALRTMRLRRADPAGAREVLARYARLAGRLFAALVLTGTLSTLRRLPVDVVLTTAYGRVLIAKLLLVGVVAALALAARRRLRRAADATGPARVELAVLALVLLVSAILTVVPDPHWLSTR, encoded by the coding sequence GTGATATTCCCGGAACCGTCCGCCGAGGACACCACCCGCTCCGTACCGCGCAGGGCCACCCTCACGGCGGGTCTCGCCACCGGGGCCGCCCTGCTCGCGCTCCTCGTCGCGCTGCTCGGCGCGGGCATCGCCGCGCGGGGCACCGGAGAGCTGCGGATACCCGCGGCGGGTGCGACGACCGTCCTGCGCGTCGCCGTCTTCGCCGCCCTCGCACTGCACCTCGGCGAGCTGGCGGGCATCCGGCTGGCCCGTACCGGCCCCCTCCCGCGGAGTTGGGCGCTCGCCGCCGCGCTCACCGGAGCGGGCGCCGCCGCCGGACAGATCCTGCTGCTGGCCGCCGTCAGCGGCCTCGGCCTCACCGAGGTGTACGGGACGGTCGAGGGCCGCCTCCTGCTCGTCATGGCCAACGGCTTCCTGCTGGCCGCCGGGTGCGTGGCGCTGAACCGCCCGCCGCTGGCCGTGGTTCCGCTCGCCGTGGTGGTCGGCGCCGAGGCGCTCCGGGCGCACCCGGAGCCGTACACCCCGCTGCTGGGCGCCGCGCTCACCGTCGTCCACCTCGGCGCCGCCGCCCTGTGGACCGGCGGGCTGCTGCACGCGCTGCGCACCATGCGGCTGCGGCGCGCTGACCCGGCCGGCGCCCGGGAGGTACTGGCGCGCTACGCCCGGCTCGCGGGCCGCCTCTTCGCCGCGCTCGTCCTCACCGGCACGCTCTCCACGCTGCGCAGGCTGCCCGTCGATGTCGTCCTCACCACGGCCTACGGCCGCGTCCTGATCGCCAAGCTGCTGCTCGTCGGGGTGGTCGCCGCCCTCGCCCTGGCCGCCCGCCGCCGACTGCGCCGCGCGGCCGACGCCACCGGCCCGGCCCGCGTCGAACTGGCCGTACTCGCGCTGGTCCTGCTGGTCTCGGCGATCCTGACGGTCGTTCCCGACCCGCACTGGCTCAGCACACGGTGA
- a CDS encoding ADP-ribosyltransferase: MIASRNRRRAAALALSVCAVLLPASASATTSDATGDPAPPAEPAGTVQPAGTAEAPRAADLCPPVTDPLFAAADRSVEADRISPAPTWRTNCKQLYRAESRAPEIVFEQGFLPKAPVNGQYDVEKHVLAGQDSPYVSATHDHDLYKQESVSGFNYYIDAPGGIDVNRTIGATHKAAHREEVAFPGGVSRELIVGVCPVDRAKKTEIMAECQDNPHYKPWRG; the protein is encoded by the coding sequence ATGATCGCCTCACGAAACCGGCGGCGGGCCGCCGCGCTCGCCCTGTCCGTCTGCGCCGTACTCCTCCCGGCCTCCGCGTCCGCCACCACGTCGGACGCCACGGGGGACCCGGCGCCCCCCGCTGAGCCCGCCGGGACCGTTCAGCCCGCCGGGACCGCCGAGGCGCCCCGGGCGGCCGACCTCTGTCCGCCCGTCACCGACCCGCTGTTCGCCGCGGCGGACCGCAGCGTCGAGGCGGACCGCATCAGCCCGGCGCCGACCTGGCGCACCAACTGCAAGCAGCTCTACCGCGCGGAGAGCCGGGCGCCGGAGATCGTCTTCGAGCAGGGCTTCCTGCCGAAGGCGCCGGTCAACGGCCAGTACGACGTGGAGAAGCACGTCCTGGCCGGCCAGGACTCGCCGTACGTCTCCGCGACCCACGACCACGACCTGTACAAGCAGGAGAGCGTGAGCGGCTTCAACTACTACATCGACGCTCCCGGCGGGATCGATGTGAACAGGACGATCGGCGCCACCCACAAGGCGGCCCACCGGGAGGAGGTCGCCTTCCCCGGCGGTGTCTCGCGTGAGCTGATCGTCGGTGTCTGCCCGGTCGACAGGGCGAAGAAGACCGAGATCATGGCCGAGTGCCAGGACAACCCGCACTACAAGCCCTGGCGCGGCTGA